The following are encoded in a window of Impatiens glandulifera chromosome 5, dImpGla2.1, whole genome shotgun sequence genomic DNA:
- the LOC124940435 gene encoding uncharacterized protein LOC124940435, producing MAEINPRIIADSSHEDASAAAADSDEDLQQNLFSQNNCFHWFPCFDSYRSNSGGWERIPPGTTTTTNPSEKEKDQEKWYRNAFMKLREWSELVAGPEWKTFIRKFSKRSSSTKQGKFQYDPMSYALNFEDAQGGHNRDFDEDEDRLFRDFSSRYAAIPGSSVLRFPSASGGGGPT from the coding sequence ATGGCAGAAATCAATCCCCGAATCATCGCCGATTCATCCCATGAAGATgcttctgctgctgctgctgattCCGACGAAGATTTACAACAGAATCTCTTCTCACAGAACAATTGTTTCCATTGGTTCCCCTGTTTTGACTCCTACCGATCAAATTCCGGTGGATGGGAAAGAATCCCACcaggaacaacaacaacaacaaaccCGTCGGAAAAAGAGAAGGATCAGGAGAAATGGTACCGGAACGCGTTCATGAAGTTACGAGAATGGTCGGAGCTGGTCGCCGGACCCGAATGGAAAACTTTTATACGCAAGTTCAGCAAGAGATCATCATCAACgaaacaggggaaattccagtATGATCCAATGAGTTACGCGCTCAACTTCGAAGATGCTCAGGGAGGGCATAATCGTGATTTCGATGAAGACGAGGATCGTTTGTTTCGAGATTTCTCGTCTAGGTACGCCGCTATTCCGGGATCTTCCGTTCTAAGATTTCCGTCGGCGAGCGGCGGCGGAGGCCCCACCTGA